In the Phyllopteryx taeniolatus isolate TA_2022b chromosome 1, UOR_Ptae_1.2, whole genome shotgun sequence genome, GTTTAGCGACAACTGCGAATCTCATTATATTCAAAAAGTGGGCATAAAATGTTTTCAGTGGATTTTGTAATTTTACTTTATGAATTCAGCACtagtcatttgtgtgtgtgtgttttttttttttttttttattgattgagaGCATAACTATTCTGTTTACATTACTATTGAATTAGCTGCTGTAACTGTCCCCATTCCATTTACTCACTCACTACTCTCTAATTTAACGTAGTGTGGcaaaccaaataaaaatctgctgTTTGCAAATCATGGCTTTAGTACAAACTTGTGTACTAAGGCCCAGCTGTTCACATCACCATGCAACTAGGCGGCACTGCGTTTTGAAAGCGGTCCCtgcttatatttttttaacccttgtCCTACAAGCAGCTGCAGCTGTTGGCTGATCAGAAGTCACTTCAAGGTCGCAGGGAGCTGCTGGAGCAGGCTTGTTTGAGTCACACAAAGAAGCGGCGGGTGCTTTCTCCAGAGGATCTCAAACACCTCATTGTGGACGACAAACACAGCCTCATTTACTGCTACGTACCCAAGGTTGGTTTCCATGACCTTTTGAACACAGTTCAAGTACAGTGAATTTCTTTGGTATTTTGAAGGTTGCCTAAATTAACAAGaatgtttccccactttaaaatgtataaacttatacagtatatccgtTAGGGTTGATAATCTTGTGATAAGATTGAAATCAAATGTAACAAAGTTCTCCAATGAAACATTGATTTTATTTGGCAaagcatttataaaaaaaaaaaaaactttaaaaatttACATCAATTTACTGTTGATTACCAAATTACGCAAAACCTGCGAAGGAAATACAAAATAGCAAATTTTAAAAACCTCATTGTTTTTCTTAGACAATAGGCTACTCTTCCAGTCTTCATAAAAACAACTAGGCGACACACTGGAATTGTTATGATTAGCATCTTTcatgacacacgcacacacacacacacacaattcattAAATTCTAGTGTTTTCTCTGCTTCAGATAATCACGTAAAAGccgcaaaataaaaaaatctaatgaaaaatatcaaaatatgtgTAAGTACCATAATTTCTAGTGTTCTtcctatgtgtaatgcatttttacaatccgtgattttgcttctacccatatgatcaaaacattaaatattatctgtattttgttatttttaaagttaaagctcctgcccccgcaacctgaccttggataagcggtagaaaatggaaggatggatattctgaagttaagcactttatttgaacacaaaatgtactttgtttttatttacttgctcttatttttaaattctactTTTAAGTTGTGcttatatgtttgattaccaaggGAGAagttgtaagatgtgtacaattctttaaagaaaacatgaaggacccggcgaaacattttattttaatgggtttcaaattaaactgtcaagcatttcagaaaagcattatcattaaacaaagcgtaatcataaagaaaataatgatggttgtttttcagtcatcagtcgtattttaaaaaatatatatttcacagcgtatgtaaacttatgagcacaaccatacatatatgcagtcatgcgTACGTAACCCtgtcatattagaatgaaagtgtacagctttttcataacctcgaaatggcggcatacatttaaaaaaaatttgaaaataaaacattttttccattttcccctatacctatatataatgcgcactattgacttttgacaatattttggggaaaataatgcacattatacatgagaaattatgatATATGACCAGCCCCATGGAAAAGATATTCCTCTGCTTGTGAAATGTCTTCTATTTTGCGGTTCTGTTTTTATGGTTGGACAAGTGGTTAACAcctctgccacacagttctgaggttcagaacttcctgtatggagtttgcgtgtttgtCTATTGTCATGAGACGAACACATCATTAGACAAACACATGAGTGGaaatatttgtctatatgtaccctgtttttgtctggcaaccagttcgggatgtcccccacctcttgcccaaagtcagctgggataggctccagctcacccatgacctaatgagaacaagcgaCTAGAAAATGGACGGTCATCTTTATAGTATACAGTGAACACCCTCACTTTTCACTACGTGCGGCAGGGCTTGTTACACATTCACGGAGGATTACTGCATGGTGCTGTATTAGTCTATTAAGGAGGTTGCAGCAGAGATTGTTATGCTGGTAACAGTGTATGTTTGTATAATCTAATGCGTCATCCCTTCCAAGGTCGCCTGCACCAATTGGAAGCGGGTCATCATGGTCCTCACCAGCGACGGCCGCTACACCGAACCCCTCGCCATCCCCGCCAATGAGGCCCACGTAGCGGGCAACCTGCGCACACTGTCCGAGTTCTCGGTCCCCCAGATCAACCGCCGCCTCCGCAGCTACCTCAAGTTTGTCTTCGTGAGGGAGCCTTTCGAGCGCCTGGTGTCGGCCTACCGCAACAAATTCACACTCAGCTACAACACAGCTTTCCACAAACGCTACGGAACCAAGATCATCCGCCGGCACCGGACTCAGCCCGACCCGGAGGCTCTGAAGAAAGGGAACGACGTGACTTTCCAGGAGTTTGTCCAGTATCTCGTAGACCCTCGCACCCAACGTGAGGAGCCTTTCAATGAGCACTGGGAGAGCGTCCAGTCCCTCTGCCATCCGTGTCTGATCCACTACGACGTGGTGGGCAAGTATGAGACGCTGGAGCCTGATGCCCACGCTGTGCTCTCGTTGGCGGGCGTGGAGGACATGCTTCAGTTCCCGACGTCCGGTAAAAGCACCAGGACAGACGGCAACATGGCGGCACGCTACTTTAAGCACATTAGTCCCTTTTACCAGAAGAGACTGTTCAACCTCTATCGTATGGACTTCCTGCTATTCAACTACTCGACACCAGAGTATCTGAGAACTTGATGAGAGGGGCTTGAGTTTATGATTCAGACTCAATTGCTTCATGATGGTGAATTTGCACTTTTTCGTCACTGTGGACTGAGAAGTTTCCTCCTCCTTGCTGTACGATGAGCCTCAGATGCAGAGGACTTCTTAATTTTCTGGTTAAATTTACTTTGtactagggctgggcgatatggccttgAAATAGTAACATCCCCCCCGAAAAAAATTTATTTCCAATTTtgatcccccccccaccccccttctaTAAAAAGCAAATTACAAATGACATTCAAAACTTGGAGAAAGTGGCCTTTTAAACACAATcctgaatacatttgaatacaaCATTCAAACTGTTCAACAATGTAAcatcaaattaacaaaaaataatccCTCTGAGATTAATATataacaaaactgtcactgaaCATGTCACGAATAAAAGGTGCTGCTTTCAAACAAAATGAACCTTAAATTTTGACAAGGAAAATAAGTCTGTCTACAACATGAGTAACTGTTACAATGTCACCTCAACACTAAAAACCTCTCTGATGGGATACTTGGAGATAGAGAGCTATTTCGAGCCTGTATTATTCAGCCGTGAGAAGTTTATTTCGTGTTGCTGTAATGTTTGGGGAACATCCGGTTGTTCTTATTGTGAAGTCACACCACCGGAAGTACCGTAGTTGGGTAAAAAGTGATACACTGTAACTTGATTGGAATAGACCCCAGTGaagtgtgtgatgcatttagaTAAACTGTAGCACAGATTGTATGTAGTACAATCACAACAGCTGCTACCAAGTGAAGTGGATCAGTGTAAAGATAAATAAACAGGCACCGTGTCTTTTTTAATATTCGGCGCAAATGAATAGCGGGCTTTCAATGTGAAATCATTCTAATAAACTGTCTTGTTTTTTAGTGAGGGT is a window encoding:
- the LOC133475504 gene encoding carbohydrate sulfotransferase 11-like isoform X1 encodes the protein MNERTAARGRGQEQQLSRPGVRMRMPRGGRLFLATCLGSLAVLVLYYQSIGKPEPSVGTGSRPEKSRRSPLQTLYSGDQQLQLLADQKSLQGRRELLEQACLSHTKKRRVLSPEDLKHLIVDDKHSLIYCYVPKVACTNWKRVIMVLTSDGRYTEPLAIPANEAHVAGNLRTLSEFSVPQINRRLRSYLKFVFVREPFERLVSAYRNKFTLSYNTAFHKRYGTKIIRRHRTQPDPEALKKGNDVTFQEFVQYLVDPRTQREEPFNEHWESVQSLCHPCLIHYDVVGKYETLEPDAHAVLSLAGVEDMLQFPTSGKSTRTDGNMAARYFKHISPFYQKRLFNLYRMDFLLFNYSTPEYLRT
- the LOC133475504 gene encoding carbohydrate sulfotransferase 11-like isoform X2, which produces MNERTAARGRGQEQQLSRPGVRMRMPRGGRLFLATCLGSLAVLVLYYQSIGKPEPSVGTGSRPEKSRRSPLQTLYSGDQLQLLADQKSLQGRRELLEQACLSHTKKRRVLSPEDLKHLIVDDKHSLIYCYVPKVACTNWKRVIMVLTSDGRYTEPLAIPANEAHVAGNLRTLSEFSVPQINRRLRSYLKFVFVREPFERLVSAYRNKFTLSYNTAFHKRYGTKIIRRHRTQPDPEALKKGNDVTFQEFVQYLVDPRTQREEPFNEHWESVQSLCHPCLIHYDVVGKYETLEPDAHAVLSLAGVEDMLQFPTSGKSTRTDGNMAARYFKHISPFYQKRLFNLYRMDFLLFNYSTPEYLRT